The Algoriphagus sp. TR-M9 genome has a window encoding:
- the alr gene encoding alanine racemase has product MIATSTLEISSKAYRQNIRYIRKEIGPHPVISAVVKGNAYGHGIAQMVEIAEKAGIRHFSTFSSDEAWEVYNYSKRGSEIMILGMLYLEELEEIIRKGIQFYVFDFQRLDAAIEISKKIGIPARVHIEIETGFHRTGFEWDAREELASKLLENQEFLSVEGLCTHYAGAESVSNFVRVKKQITKYHDFKSYFLERSLLFNKYHTACSAATLIFPETIMDMVRIGIAGYGFWPTKETFFAKLNDLPKGNKNPLKRLITWKSTVMSIKKVKMGEFVGYGNSYMALENISMAIVPVGYGHGYSRLLSNQGTVLIQGQYCQVVGTVTMNTIAVDISKVKNVKIDDEVILIGKQKGKEITVASFSESTQQVNYELLTRLPKDIPRRIIP; this is encoded by the coding sequence ATGATTGCAACCTCAACGCTGGAAATCAGCTCCAAAGCCTACAGACAAAACATCCGATACATCCGAAAAGAAATCGGACCACATCCGGTGATTTCTGCCGTAGTCAAAGGAAATGCGTACGGACATGGGATTGCCCAGATGGTAGAAATAGCGGAGAAAGCCGGGATTCGACATTTCAGCACCTTTAGCTCGGACGAAGCCTGGGAGGTTTATAACTACTCGAAAAGAGGTTCTGAAATCATGATTCTAGGTATGCTTTACCTGGAAGAACTGGAGGAGATTATTCGCAAAGGCATACAATTTTACGTTTTTGACTTTCAAAGGCTGGATGCGGCAATCGAAATTTCAAAAAAAATAGGAATCCCAGCCCGGGTTCATATAGAAATTGAGACCGGTTTTCACCGCACAGGTTTTGAGTGGGACGCCCGGGAGGAACTGGCCAGCAAGCTGCTGGAAAATCAGGAATTTCTAAGCGTTGAAGGGCTTTGCACGCACTATGCAGGAGCAGAATCTGTCAGCAATTTTGTGCGTGTGAAAAAACAAATCACCAAATACCACGATTTCAAAAGTTACTTTCTCGAAAGAAGCCTGCTATTCAACAAGTACCATACGGCCTGCTCTGCGGCAACTTTGATTTTTCCGGAGACCATTATGGATATGGTGAGAATAGGCATAGCCGGCTATGGTTTTTGGCCTACCAAGGAAACATTCTTTGCGAAGCTAAATGATCTTCCAAAAGGGAATAAAAACCCACTCAAGCGATTGATCACCTGGAAAAGTACCGTGATGAGTATCAAAAAGGTCAAAATGGGCGAATTTGTGGGCTATGGCAACAGCTACATGGCGCTGGAAAACATCAGCATGGCCATAGTGCCTGTAGGCTATGGGCATGGCTACAGCAGACTGCTCAGCAATCAAGGCACCGTACTGATCCAAGGGCAATATTGCCAGGTGGTAGGCACAGTCACCATGAACACCATAGCTGTGGACATCAGCAAGGTGAAAAATGTGAAAATAGACGATGAAGTGATCCTGATCGGAAAGCAAAAAGGAAAGGAAATCACAGTAGCTTCATTTTCAGAATCTACACAGCAGGTCAACTATGAATTACTGACTCGACTGCCTAAAGACATCCCGAGAAGAATCATCCCTTAA
- the lptC gene encoding LPS export ABC transporter periplasmic protein LptC, producing the protein MKYFRLLFVWFALSVLISSCREDVDASALQVYDGPMNSAENIHLIQSDSAIVRSEIRAAKQLEFANGNIEFPEGIEIKFFEKDGTLGTTLEADRGYFLKQENTYKGEGNVRVNNLIKDQKLQSEELFWEQNKKRIYTEKFVTVQDGQTLFNGTGLEADDTFTNYEIKNPRDSRVLMPGEGN; encoded by the coding sequence ATGAAGTATTTCAGATTGCTGTTTGTATGGTTTGCTTTATCCGTTTTGATCAGTTCCTGCCGGGAAGACGTGGATGCTTCCGCATTGCAAGTGTATGATGGTCCCATGAATTCTGCTGAGAATATCCATCTGATCCAAAGTGACTCTGCAATAGTCCGGTCCGAGATTCGAGCTGCTAAGCAACTGGAATTTGCCAATGGGAATATTGAGTTTCCTGAAGGAATAGAAATCAAGTTTTTTGAAAAGGACGGAACGCTGGGTACTACACTGGAAGCAGATAGAGGATATTTTTTGAAACAGGAAAACACCTACAAGGGAGAAGGCAACGTGCGGGTCAATAATTTGATCAAAGATCAAAAGTTACAGTCAGAGGAGCTTTTTTGGGAGCAAAACAAGAAGAGAATCTACACGGAGAAGTTTGTAACTGTACAGGATGGACAGACCCTCTTCAATGGAACAGGCCTAGAAGCCGACGATACGTTCACAAATTATGAAATCAAAAACCCGAGAGATAGTCGAGTATTAATGCCTGGAGAAGGTAATTAA
- a CDS encoding DNA-3-methyladenine glycosylase I, which translates to MKKKFEVNDSNPRCPWCLGFQEYVDYHDQEWGVPVRDDQVHFEFLILESAQAGLSWATILKKREGYRKAFADFDYRQVAEFPESYVQELMQDPGIVRNALKIRAAINNAKRFMEVQKEFGSFSTYIWSFVGGQPIQNGLQSMDEAQATSPESDRLAKDLKKRGFKFLGSTTVYAHMQATGLVNDHLVDCFRYSAVKP; encoded by the coding sequence ATGAAGAAAAAATTTGAAGTGAATGATTCAAATCCCCGGTGTCCATGGTGCCTGGGCTTTCAGGAGTATGTGGATTACCATGATCAGGAATGGGGAGTTCCGGTAAGGGATGATCAGGTACATTTTGAGTTTTTGATTTTAGAATCCGCACAAGCAGGATTGAGCTGGGCTACTATCCTGAAAAAGCGGGAGGGATACCGCAAGGCTTTTGCAGACTTCGATTACAGGCAAGTGGCAGAGTTTCCTGAAAGCTATGTACAGGAATTAATGCAGGATCCGGGGATCGTAAGAAATGCCCTGAAGATCCGGGCAGCCATCAATAACGCCAAGCGATTTATGGAGGTGCAGAAAGAATTCGGCAGTTTTTCAACTTACATCTGGTCTTTCGTAGGAGGTCAGCCTATCCAAAACGGCCTCCAATCAATGGATGAAGCGCAAGCGACCAGCCCGGAGTCTGATCGCCTGGCAAAAGATCTCAAAAAAAGAGGATTCAAATTTTTGGGAAGCACCACCGTTTATGCGCACATGCAGGCTACCGGCCTGGTCAATGATCACTTGGTGGATTGCTTTCGGTACTCAGCAGTGAAGCCTTAG
- the purU gene encoding formyltetrahydrofolate deformylase — MKKAILIIQCPDQKGIVAEVSQFLYAYQGNILEVDQHVDEEMGMFFMRAAWELDSFSLHKEEIAERFQAEVGKRFQMEFKLHFNFPKPRMAIFVSKLSHCLFDILGRHHAGQLEVDIPLVVSNHESLRDIVEAFRIPFHHIPVTPETKAAAEANQLELMKAHEVDFVVLGRYMQILSPEFIAHFPHRIINIHHSFLPAFVGAKPYHAAFERGVKIIGATAHYVTEELDAGPIIEQEVARVRHHNTISELVQIGQDVEKVVLSKAIKYHLDRKVLAFKNKTVIFY; from the coding sequence ATGAAAAAAGCCATACTCATCATTCAGTGCCCCGACCAAAAGGGGATAGTAGCCGAAGTTTCTCAGTTTTTATACGCTTATCAAGGCAATATTTTGGAAGTGGATCAGCATGTAGATGAGGAGATGGGGATGTTTTTCATGCGGGCTGCCTGGGAGTTGGACTCCTTTTCTTTGCACAAAGAGGAGATTGCTGAGCGCTTCCAAGCGGAAGTTGGGAAGAGATTTCAGATGGAGTTTAAATTGCATTTTAATTTTCCCAAGCCGAGAATGGCCATTTTTGTCAGCAAACTTTCCCATTGTCTCTTTGATATTTTAGGGAGGCATCATGCGGGACAGTTAGAGGTGGATATCCCGTTGGTAGTGTCCAATCATGAGTCTTTGCGAGATATAGTGGAGGCCTTTAGGATACCTTTTCACCATATTCCTGTCACCCCAGAGACTAAGGCCGCTGCAGAAGCAAATCAACTCGAACTGATGAAAGCGCATGAAGTTGATTTTGTGGTTTTGGGGCGATATATGCAGATCCTTTCGCCGGAGTTTATTGCCCATTTTCCGCATCGCATCATCAATATCCACCATTCCTTTTTGCCTGCTTTCGTAGGTGCAAAACCCTACCATGCCGCCTTTGAAAGAGGCGTGAAAATCATAGGAGCCACAGCCCATTATGTAACTGAGGAGCTGGATGCCGGGCCTATCATAGAGCAGGAAGTAGCCAGAGTGAGGCATCACAATACCATATCTGAACTGGTTCAGATCGGTCAGGATGTGGAAAAAGTCGTGCTTTCCAAAGCTATCAAATACCACTTGGACCGAAAGGTGCTGGCCTTCAAAAACAAGACGGTTATCTTTTATTAA
- a CDS encoding type III pantothenate kinase yields the protein MTNLIIDIGNTRIKSARFDQEKLLDERSFEQLDQAVSYWKSVYFSHCLISSVRWNEDYLSEVLPFKFQFLSQQTKLPIQNGYGSPATLGLDRIAAAIGGWSFESKGPVLAVDLGSCITFDLVDEENVYRGGAISPGVSMRAQAMHTLTARLPLVALSSKSNELIGDNTITCMQIGIWRGVEFEILGQIEAYRKKYPKIQVFVCGGDAQSFDSLAKDHIFVVPNLVLHGLNAILNHNVE from the coding sequence GTGACAAATCTAATCATTGACATAGGCAATACCCGGATAAAATCAGCCCGGTTTGACCAGGAAAAGCTGCTGGATGAGCGCTCCTTTGAGCAGCTTGATCAGGCGGTATCCTATTGGAAGTCAGTGTACTTTTCCCACTGCCTGATCAGTTCGGTGCGCTGGAATGAGGATTACCTCAGTGAGGTATTACCCTTTAAGTTTCAGTTTCTCAGCCAGCAGACCAAGCTTCCCATTCAAAATGGTTATGGATCTCCGGCCACACTGGGGCTAGATCGGATCGCAGCGGCTATAGGAGGATGGTCCTTCGAAAGTAAAGGGCCCGTTTTGGCGGTGGACCTGGGAAGTTGTATTACTTTTGATCTTGTCGATGAGGAAAATGTCTATCGTGGAGGTGCTATCAGCCCGGGAGTGAGCATGCGTGCTCAGGCTATGCATACCTTGACAGCGCGATTGCCATTAGTGGCGTTGAGTTCCAAAAGCAATGAGCTGATTGGAGACAATACGATCACCTGCATGCAAATCGGGATTTGGCGTGGAGTGGAATTTGAAATACTCGGCCAAATCGAAGCTTATCGCAAAAAATATCCAAAAATCCAGGTCTTTGTTTGTGGCGGAGATGCCCAATCTTTTGATTCATTGGCAAAAGACCACATATTTGTAGTCCCAAATTTAGTCCTTCATGGATTGAATGCTATTCTAAACCACAATGTTGAGTAA
- a CDS encoding Glu/Leu/Phe/Val dehydrogenase dimerization domain-containing protein has translation MQDLLKKFENKKPEITFEWSDSETEAEGWVVINSLRGGAAGGGTRMRKGLDKREVESLAKTMEVKFTVSGPAIGGAKSGINFDPNDPRKDQVLDRWYKAVMPLLKSYYGTGGDLNVDEIHEVIPITESYGLWHPQEGVVNGHYHATEPQKIRKIGQLRQGVSKVLEDPTFTPNGPKKYTVADMITGYGVAEAVRHYYKIWGGKLEGKRAIIQGWGNVGAAAACFLAVEGVKIVGIIDREGGLIREGGFSLDEIRSLFVKRAGNKLVADELIPFEEINSRIWDLESEIFVPAAASRLVTQEQAERLVKAGLEVISCGANVPFADSEIFFGPIGAWTDTQVSVIPDFIANCGMARVFAYLMSEQAEVTDQAIFADVSKTIEKALKKVKKENPEKIKLAESSFKIALAQLV, from the coding sequence ATGCAAGATTTACTGAAAAAGTTTGAAAACAAGAAACCCGAAATCACCTTTGAATGGAGCGACAGCGAGACAGAGGCTGAAGGATGGGTAGTGATCAATTCACTCAGAGGCGGAGCCGCAGGAGGTGGCACCCGCATGCGCAAAGGGCTGGACAAGCGCGAGGTAGAGTCGCTTGCCAAAACCATGGAGGTGAAATTTACAGTCTCTGGCCCGGCCATAGGAGGTGCGAAATCAGGGATTAACTTTGACCCAAATGACCCTAGAAAAGATCAGGTACTTGACCGCTGGTACAAGGCGGTGATGCCCTTGCTGAAAAGCTACTACGGTACCGGTGGAGATCTGAATGTAGACGAAATCCATGAGGTCATACCCATCACAGAATCTTACGGCCTGTGGCATCCTCAGGAAGGCGTGGTCAATGGACATTACCATGCCACCGAACCGCAAAAAATCCGCAAAATAGGCCAGCTCAGACAGGGGGTTTCCAAAGTTTTAGAGGATCCTACTTTCACCCCAAATGGCCCTAAAAAATATACAGTCGCAGACATGATCACCGGGTACGGTGTAGCCGAAGCAGTGCGTCATTATTATAAAATATGGGGCGGTAAGCTCGAAGGTAAGCGAGCCATCATCCAAGGCTGGGGAAATGTAGGCGCTGCTGCTGCTTGCTTTCTGGCTGTAGAAGGGGTGAAAATAGTCGGGATCATTGACCGGGAAGGAGGCTTGATCCGGGAAGGAGGATTTTCTCTGGACGAAATCCGCTCCCTATTTGTGAAAAGAGCAGGCAATAAACTAGTCGCAGATGAACTGATCCCTTTTGAAGAAATCAACAGCAGAATCTGGGATTTGGAAAGTGAGATCTTTGTGCCAGCAGCAGCTTCCAGGCTGGTGACGCAGGAGCAGGCAGAGCGTCTGGTCAAAGCCGGACTAGAAGTGATTTCCTGTGGTGCAAATGTACCGTTTGCAGATTCTGAAATCTTCTTTGGCCCAATCGGAGCCTGGACAGATACCCAAGTTTCTGTGATTCCTGATTTCATCGCCAACTGCGGCATGGCCAGAGTCTTTGCCTACCTGATGAGTGAGCAGGCAGAGGTCACCGATCAGGCGATTTTCGCCGACGTGAGCAAAACCATAGAAAAAGCACTGAAAAAAGTCAAAAAGGAGAATCCAGAGAAAATTAAACTAGCTGAAAGTTCCTTTAAAATAGCCCTAGCTCAACTCGTGTAA
- a CDS encoding anhydro-N-acetylmuramic acid kinase: MSPKTYNLIGLMSGTSGDGLDLAYCSFQLQDQWTFEIMDASTIPFPEKLGSKLMGSHRLSALDLALLDVEFGQWMGEQVKAYCAANNAHPLAVCSHGHTVFHQPKQGLSLQIGNGFAMHQRSGQRVINDFRMLDVQLGGQGAPLVPIGDRLLFPKMDFCINLGGIANISMEQQGKRIAFDTCPFNLLLNAQAQKLGAAYDANGAWAKEGTVSDTLLAQLNALDYYQTQSVKSLGRENLERDFEPLIGNSGLSEKDILSTLVEHYAIQISKTIQHYQPSEKPSVLITGGGAYNSYFIERLDAQLQGKWTQDQANSQLIEFKEALVFGFLGLLKLRGEDNCLASVTGAKSDSCGGVIYG; encoded by the coding sequence ATGAGCCCTAAGACTTATAACCTAATCGGACTGATGTCCGGCACATCCGGAGATGGACTGGATTTGGCCTATTGTAGCTTTCAGCTCCAGGATCAATGGACATTTGAGATCATGGATGCGAGTACCATTCCATTTCCAGAAAAGCTAGGCTCGAAACTCATGGGTTCGCATCGCTTAAGTGCTCTGGACCTGGCATTGCTCGATGTGGAGTTTGGCCAGTGGATGGGAGAGCAAGTTAAGGCCTACTGCGCAGCTAATAATGCTCATCCTTTGGCCGTTTGCTCACATGGACACACGGTTTTCCATCAGCCAAAGCAAGGGCTAAGCCTTCAGATCGGAAATGGATTTGCCATGCATCAGCGCTCTGGACAGCGGGTGATCAATGATTTCAGGATGCTCGATGTGCAACTCGGAGGCCAGGGGGCTCCACTGGTTCCCATCGGCGATCGCTTACTTTTTCCGAAGATGGATTTTTGCATTAACCTGGGTGGAATCGCAAATATCAGTATGGAGCAGCAAGGGAAAAGAATTGCATTTGACACCTGTCCTTTTAATCTTTTGCTCAATGCCCAAGCCCAAAAGCTAGGAGCCGCATACGATGCAAATGGAGCCTGGGCCAAAGAAGGAACAGTCAGCGACACTTTGCTCGCTCAACTGAATGCCCTTGATTATTACCAAACGCAGTCTGTAAAATCCCTGGGTAGAGAAAATCTAGAGCGGGACTTTGAGCCCTTAATTGGGAATTCTGGCCTTTCAGAAAAAGATATATTGAGCACTTTGGTAGAGCATTATGCCATTCAGATCTCCAAAACCATCCAACATTACCAGCCATCCGAAAAGCCGAGCGTACTCATCACAGGTGGTGGAGCTTACAATTCATATTTTATAGAAAGGCTGGATGCCCAGCTTCAGGGCAAGTGGACGCAGGACCAGGCCAATTCCCAACTGATAGAATTCAAGGAAGCGCTGGTATTCGGGTTTTTGGGACTGCTGAAACTGAGGGGAGAAGACAATTGCTTGGCCTCCGTCACCGGTGCCAAAAGTGATTCCTGCGGTGGGGTCATTTATGGCTAA
- a CDS encoding sodium:proton antiporter, translated as MKNFILSFSILFGMLFFNGLETKATPAQTIDSEYVLLAQADHDDAAAHIEGAEAHADEEHHVTPAWLVIPFVVLLLMIATGPLFYEHFWHQNYPKIAIALAILVVSYYLFILGNVHAPVHALAEYVQFIALLASLYIASGGILIEIDKKATPMANVSLLLIGALISNLIGTTGASMLLIRPFIRLNKGNIQAYHIIFFIFMVSNVGGSLTPIGDPPLFLGFLKGIPFFWTLDHNWPAWIFALLALAVAFYFIDKKLGRANDDGELEETTYTNKFSLIGVKNFGWLFIIICSVFLDPNVIEGVPAIVYDGQKFSFLREIIMLSVAFLSYRFADQRAIKGNEFNFEPIREVAFIFIGIFGTMMPALELVGTFAKSPEGAALISHNTLYWGTGILSGFLDNAPTYLNFLAAAMASKGASINNIEEVRQFAADGYHDSAFELMAIAIASVFFGAMTYIGNGPNFMVKSIAEQSGIKMPSFFGYIIRFSLPILLPLLLLVWLIFFAFA; from the coding sequence ATGAAGAATTTTATCTTAAGTTTCTCCATACTTTTCGGAATGTTATTCTTTAATGGACTGGAGACAAAAGCAACCCCGGCCCAAACCATTGATTCTGAATATGTACTACTAGCTCAGGCAGATCATGATGATGCGGCTGCGCATATAGAAGGAGCGGAAGCTCATGCAGATGAGGAGCACCATGTCACCCCGGCATGGCTGGTCATTCCATTCGTAGTGTTACTACTGATGATCGCTACAGGGCCGTTGTTTTACGAGCATTTTTGGCACCAAAACTACCCAAAAATTGCTATTGCGCTGGCCATCCTGGTGGTCTCCTATTACTTATTTATCCTAGGCAATGTGCACGCACCTGTACACGCCCTTGCGGAATATGTACAGTTTATTGCTCTTTTGGCATCCCTGTACATAGCATCTGGAGGGATTTTGATAGAAATTGATAAAAAAGCCACTCCCATGGCAAATGTCTCCCTACTGCTGATCGGTGCATTAATCTCAAACCTAATCGGGACAACGGGAGCTTCCATGCTTTTGATCCGTCCCTTTATCCGACTAAACAAAGGTAATATCCAGGCTTATCACATCATTTTCTTCATCTTTATGGTGAGTAATGTAGGAGGCTCATTGACTCCAATAGGCGATCCCCCATTGTTTCTGGGTTTCCTGAAAGGGATTCCTTTCTTCTGGACCTTGGATCACAACTGGCCAGCTTGGATTTTTGCATTGCTGGCACTCGCCGTTGCGTTTTATTTTATTGACAAAAAGCTGGGCAGAGCCAATGACGACGGAGAGCTAGAGGAAACTACTTACACCAACAAGTTTTCTCTCATTGGGGTTAAGAATTTCGGATGGCTATTTATCATCATCTGTTCTGTTTTCTTGGATCCCAATGTAATCGAAGGTGTGCCTGCGATCGTATATGATGGGCAGAAATTCTCCTTTCTGAGAGAGATCATCATGCTTTCGGTAGCCTTTTTATCTTACAGATTTGCAGATCAGCGAGCCATCAAAGGCAATGAATTCAACTTCGAACCTATACGGGAAGTGGCCTTTATCTTTATCGGTATCTTTGGTACCATGATGCCAGCACTGGAGTTGGTGGGCACATTTGCGAAGTCACCGGAAGGAGCTGCCTTGATCTCTCACAATACCCTCTATTGGGGTACAGGCATTCTCTCAGGCTTCTTGGACAATGCCCCGACCTACCTGAATTTCCTGGCAGCTGCCATGGCGTCTAAAGGCGCTTCGATCAATAATATTGAGGAAGTACGGCAATTCGCTGCAGATGGGTATCATGATTCAGCATTTGAGCTGATGGCTATTGCCATTGCTTCTGTATTCTTCGGAGCGATGACATACATTGGCAATGGGCCAAACTTTATGGTAAAATCCATCGCCGAGCAAAGCGGTATCAAAATGCCTTCTTTCTTTGGATACATTATCCGGTTCTCTTTGCCGATCTTACTTCCGCTACTCCTCCTGGTTTGGCTGATTTTCTTTGCTTTCGCCTAA
- a CDS encoding tetratricopeptide repeat protein, translated as MKIKSTLLGLGALLIAGMAQAQDGWNWPSDAAEEAKAREFNAAYTDYMKSEQFVEATKPLNWLLVNVPELNESIYINGVKVYDGAADATADETQKRVYQDSVITLYEKRGELYNNEPKWIENKAYYGYQYYKGDKDKVAEPIADFEKALELNGTINYQLTAAYFDLVYRNYAYNQAYTAEEILAIHDKINAMLDEEAAGGTDVSSQKSTLEQLLVAMELIDCDFIENTLGPKLAADPTNEALADQIFQYSVQYKCYSSNAFLQALEIKHAKEPSYSTSQVIAMRYVQDDKLAEAEEMWKQALTLAENDAQKAEGHMELATIYAKQGKKSSARAEAKEAANLDSERTADVYSMIAGMYMNSFNECKGGTSRVKDYSIYIAAYNAYQRAGDSAGMAQARSRFPSKEELFTEGKQVGETVNTGCWIGETVTLATRD; from the coding sequence ATGAAAATCAAATCTACACTTCTTGGGCTAGGAGCCCTGCTGATCGCCGGAATGGCTCAAGCTCAAGACGGATGGAACTGGCCCTCCGACGCTGCTGAAGAAGCAAAAGCCAGAGAGTTTAACGCCGCTTATACAGACTACATGAAGTCTGAGCAATTCGTCGAAGCCACCAAACCATTGAACTGGTTGCTCGTGAATGTGCCAGAGCTGAATGAGTCTATTTATATCAATGGAGTGAAGGTCTACGATGGTGCGGCTGACGCTACAGCCGATGAAACACAGAAAAGAGTCTATCAGGATTCTGTGATCACTTTGTACGAAAAGCGTGGTGAACTCTATAACAATGAACCAAAGTGGATTGAAAACAAGGCTTACTACGGCTATCAATATTATAAAGGAGACAAAGATAAAGTAGCTGAGCCAATCGCTGATTTTGAAAAGGCATTGGAACTGAACGGTACAATCAACTACCAATTGACTGCGGCATACTTTGATCTGGTTTACCGAAATTATGCTTACAATCAAGCCTATACTGCTGAAGAAATCCTTGCCATTCATGACAAAATCAATGCAATGCTGGATGAAGAAGCTGCTGGAGGTACGGATGTCTCTAGTCAGAAAAGTACCCTTGAGCAGTTGCTAGTGGCTATGGAATTGATCGATTGTGATTTTATTGAAAACACATTAGGACCAAAATTGGCAGCAGATCCTACCAATGAAGCTCTTGCCGATCAGATCTTCCAGTATTCGGTACAGTACAAATGTTACAGTTCAAATGCTTTCCTTCAGGCACTGGAGATCAAGCATGCCAAAGAGCCTTCTTACTCCACCTCTCAGGTCATCGCTATGAGATATGTGCAGGATGACAAGCTGGCTGAAGCAGAAGAAATGTGGAAGCAGGCCTTGACACTGGCAGAAAATGATGCCCAGAAGGCTGAAGGTCACATGGAGCTAGCGACGATCTATGCGAAGCAGGGCAAAAAGTCTTCGGCGAGAGCTGAAGCAAAAGAAGCTGCTAATCTGGATTCTGAGAGAACGGCAGATGTATATTCTATGATTGCTGGCATGTACATGAATTCATTCAATGAATGTAAAGGCGGTACTAGCCGAGTTAAAGATTACTCCATCTATATCGCAGCTTACAATGCTTATCAAAGAGCAGGAGATTCTGCAGGTATGGCTCAGGCTAGATCTAGATTCCCATCTAAAGAAGAATTGTTTACTGAAGGTAAGCAAGTAGGAGAGACAGTCAACACCGGCTGCTGGATCGGAGAGACCGTGACATTGGCTACCAGAGATTAA